From a region of the Coffea arabica cultivar ET-39 chromosome 3e, Coffea Arabica ET-39 HiFi, whole genome shotgun sequence genome:
- the LOC113737496 gene encoding uncharacterized protein, which translates to MEEGEGAGVVGSSSEFHADEHPMELESQLEEEHEVDDEGEGTTANTMANIEGEEEDDDDEDEEEEGYKFRFSDDMDPLAFTKEDASGLQPYEQFQRLEHHYEALAAKKRKARLQAIPQGEVPADKKPRQLQEDVSGATMEEIMELMNYGSRRRSRKSKRRGRRKGSRNKVSPEVTRKLGDATLHYAHGHYGEAIGMFYEVIRLSPNLPDPYHRLGLIYNEMGDKKRALDFYMIAAHLTPKDASLWKLLVTWSIEQGDTGQARYCLFKAITADPEDINLRFHRASLYVELGDYLKAADSYEQISQLCPDNVKVLQTAAQLYKKCGQSERAVTVLESYLRNCCKEPDLNVVDILASLHMEGNAHCKALEHIEHAQQVYCSGKEMPLCLRTKAGICHIHLGNLVKAEALFNVLRHENLHDHPQLIIQIGDSLMNHGHYESAVEYYMMLVGDDVKNNGCLYLKIAECCCCLGKRLQSIDYFYRALDKLENSVDTRLALSSLLLEENKDDEAISVLCPPKESESLFNLNLNAAKPWWLNGKIKLKLSQIYKAKGLLEAFVDVFFPVVRETLFLETIQQKVRPRKKLSKSVLSERIKILDHVRTDTVFHGFRPVASASDLSRASRAKKLLKKKEAKRAAALAAGIEWISDDSEDESPQQAPRELPLPNLIRDAEHHHLIIELCKSLASLKKYWEALEIINLTLKLASNVLSVERNEELRTLGAQIAYTIADPAHGFEYARYIVNQRPYSFSAWNCYYKVMSKLDSRYSKHNKFLHTMRTKHKSCVPLTLIFGHQFTMISQHQAAVREYLEAYKLMPDIPLVNLCAGTALINLALGHRLQNKHQSVAQGLAFLYNNLQLCRYSQEALYNIARAYHHVGLVSLAALNYEKVLTMHESDCPMPNLPNEKPDGLASPKSGYCDLRREAAYNLHLIYKKSGAIDLARQILKDHCVI; encoded by the exons ATGGAGGAGGGCGAGGGTGCTGGGGTTGTAGGTAGCAGCAGTGAGTTCCATGCAGATGAGCATCCTATGGAATTGGAATCACAATTGGAAGAAGAACATGAAGTCGATGATGAAGGAGAAGGCACTACTGCTAACACTATGGCTAATattgaaggagaagaagaagatgatgatgatgaggatgaagaggaagaagggTATAAATTCAGGTTCAGTGATGACATGGATCCTCTGGCTTTTACCAAAGAGGATGCATCTGGGCTCCAGCCTTACGAGCAATTCCAGCGCCTGGAGCACCACTATGAAGCTTTGGCTGCCAAAAAGCGCAAGGCCCGTCTCCAAGCCATACCCCAAGG GGAAGTACCTGCAGATAAAAAACCACGGCAACTACAAGAGGATGTTTCTGGTGCAACCATGGAAGAAATAATGGAACTCATGAATTATGGCTCTAGAAGAAGATCCAGGAAG TCCAAGAGAAGAGGTCGACGAAAGGGATCAAGGAATAAAGTCAGTCCTGAAGTGACTCGAAAACTTGGTGATGCTACTCTTCATTATGCCCATGGCCACTATGGAGAG GCCATAGGGATGTTTTATGAAGTGATTCGTCTTTCTCCCAATCTTCCTGATCCATATCATAGGCTTGGGCTCATCTATAATGAGATGGGTGATAAGAAGAGAGCCTTGGATTTCTACATGATTGCTGCCCATTTAACCCCAAAGGATGCATCTCTGTGGAAGCTTCTTGTGACATGGTCCATAGAACAAGGTGATACAGGACAAGCCAGGTACTGCCTTTTTAAAGCAATAACAGCAGATCCTGAAGATATCAATTTGCGGTTTCACCGTGCATCTCTTTATGTTGAGTTGGGTGATTATTTGAAAGCTGCTGATTCATATGAGCAAATTTCACAGCTCTGTCCCGACAATGTAAAGGTACTACAGACTGCGGCCCAGCTGTATAAAAAATGTGGCCAATCTGAGCGTGCAGTCACTGTACTGGAAAGCTATCTCAGAAATTGTTGCAAGGAACCTGATTTAAATGTGGTTGATATATTGGCTTCACTACACATGGAAGGCAATGCACATTGTAAAGCCCTCGAGCATATTGAGCATGCACAGCAGGTTTACTGCTCTGGGAAAGAGATGCCATTATGTCTACGTACAAAAGCTGGAATATGTCATATTCACCTTGGAAACTTGGTAAAAGCAGAAGCTCTTTTCAATGTTTTGAGACATGAGAATTTACATGATCATCCCCAGTTGATTATTCAGATTGGAGATTCACTAATGAATCACGGGCATTATGAATCTGCAGTAGAATACTATATGATGTTGGTAGGAGATGATGTTAAGAACAATGGTTGCCTGTATCTGAAAATTGCTGAGTGTTGCTGTTGTCTGGGGAAACGATTGCAATCAATTGATTACTTCTACAGAGCTTTAGACAAACTTGAGAATAGTGTTGATACTCGGCTGGCTTTGTCATCACTTCTTCTTGAAGAAAATAAAGATGATGAAGCCATTTCTGTTCTATGTCCTCCTAAAGAATCAGAATCACTATTTAACTTGAACCTAAATGCAGCAAAACCATGGTGGCTTAATGGGAAGATAAAGTTGAAGCTTTCTCAAATCTATAAAGCTAAAGGATTGTTAGAGGCATTTGTAGATGTTTTTTTTCCTGTGGTTCGCGAGACATTGTTTCTTGAGACTATACAACAAAAGGTCAGGCCAAGGAAGAAGCTATCAAAAAGTGTTCTTTCTGAACGGATAAAAATACTTGATCATGTTAGGACTGATACTGTGTTTCATGGATTTAGACCTGTAGCTTCAGCATCAGATCTGTCTAGAGCGTCCAGAGCAAAAAAGTTACTAAAAAAGAAGGAAGCAAAAAGAGCTGCTGCTTTGGCTGCTGGAATTGAGTGGATAAGTGATGATTCAGAGGATGAATCTCCCCAACAAGCGCCAAGAGAGCTTCCTCTTCCAAACCTTATAAGAGATGCAGAACATCATCATCTCATTATAGAATTATGCAAATCACTAGCATCCTTGAAAAAGTATTGGGAAGCATTGGAAATCATCAATTTAACTCTGAAATTGGCCTCCAATGTTTTGTCTGTTGAAAGGAACGAAGAGCTTAGAACTCTGGGAGCCCAAATAGCATACACTATTGCTGATCCTGCTCACGGCTTTGAATATGCACGCTATATTGTTAATCAACGTCCTTATAGCTTTTCTGCATGGAACTGCTATTACAAAGTAATGTCAAAACTGGACAGTCGATATTCAAAGCATAACAAGTTTTTGCACACCATGCGAACCAAGCACAAAAGTTGTGTACCACTCACTCTCATTTTCGGGCACCAGTTTACCATGATCAGCCAGCATCAAGCAGCTGTTCGGGAATATTTGGAAGCTTACAAGCTGATGCCAGATATTCCCTTGGTCAATCTTTGTGCTGGAACTGCATTGATAAACTTGGCCCTAGGTCACAGACTTCAAAACAAACATCAGTCTGTGGCCCAAGGATTGGCATTTCTTTACAATAATTTACAGCTTTGCAGATATAGTCAGGAAGCACTGTATAATATAGCTCGAGCATATCATCATGTCGGTCTTGTTTCTCTTGCTGCTTTAAACTATGAAAAGGTTCTTACAATGCATGAAAGTGATTGCCCCATGCCGAACCTTCCAAATGAGAAACCAGATGGTCTGGCTTCTCCAAAGTCAGGCTACTGTGATCTTCGTCGGGAAGCAGCTTACAACTTGCATCTGATCTACAAGAAAAGTGGAGCAATTGATCTTGCCAGGCAAATCTTGAAAGATCATTGTGTCATATGA